From a single Methanomicrobium sp. W14 genomic region:
- a CDS encoding glycine betaine ABC transporter substrate-binding protein, translating into MEKKIKFLVAGIVVLFSIILVAGCTGNTPSGQTSGNATATAVQPEDSIKIGYVLWDSEIASTKVLKQIYEKAGYNVKLVAVDAGPLYQALAGGDVDLSISAWLPTTQANYWEKFGDDIDFVGHNLDGAKIGLVVPSYVNISSIDELNSVSDEFDKTITGIEPGAGIMSTTEKAIDEYGLDYTLLSSSSAGMTAQLTKAIKENESIVVTGWTPHWMFARFDLKYLDDPKGVFGGEEYIGSLARKGLFEDNPKVYSILKRFYWEPSDMNSVMFDIENGMSDKDAAAKWISDNPEKVKEIIGDDSL; encoded by the coding sequence TTGGAAAAAAAGATTAAATTTTTGGTTGCCGGTATTGTTGTTCTCTTTTCTATCATTCTGGTTGCAGGGTGTACGGGAAACACACCGTCCGGGCAGACTTCCGGCAATGCCACTGCAACAGCAGTACAGCCTGAAGACAGTATAAAAATCGGGTATGTACTCTGGGATTCAGAAATTGCAAGCACTAAAGTTCTCAAACAGATCTACGAAAAAGCAGGCTACAATGTTAAACTTGTCGCAGTTGATGCAGGGCCTCTCTACCAGGCGCTTGCAGGCGGTGACGTTGACCTCTCAATATCCGCCTGGCTTCCCACAACACAGGCAAACTACTGGGAGAAGTTCGGTGACGACATAGACTTCGTCGGTCACAACCTCGACGGCGCAAAGATAGGACTTGTCGTCCCCTCATACGTTAATATCAGTTCTATCGATGAACTGAACTCGGTTTCAGACGAATTTGACAAGACCATAACCGGAATAGAGCCCGGTGCAGGGATAATGTCAACCACTGAAAAGGCAATCGACGAATATGGTCTGGATTACACTCTTCTTTCAAGCAGCAGTGCAGGAATGACAGCACAGCTTACAAAGGCCATAAAGGAGAACGAATCCATCGTAGTCACCGGGTGGACTCCCCACTGGATGTTTGCAAGATTCGATCTGAAGTATCTTGACGACCCGAAAGGTGTCTTTGGCGGAGAAGAGTATATCGGATCTCTTGCAAGAAAAGGTCTTTTTGAAGACAATCCAAAGGTCTATTCCATCCTGAAACGCTTCTACTGGGAGCCTTCTGACATGAACTCTGTGATGTTTGACATAGAAAACGGGATGTCTGATAAAGATGCCGCCGCAAAGTGGATATCGGATAATCCTGAAAAAGTTAAAGAGATTATCGGCGACGATTCTCTCTGA
- a CDS encoding VOC family protein, with the protein MKEDTNTSKRPFSFHSTVLFVKDVEKSKKFYTEVMGEKISLDLGINIGFESGLALWDGNYGRNVIFKKNFDEDFSTKKSLELYYETEDMKETVAVLKLSGTKFVHDAIEQPWCQLTVRFLDPDGHMIEVGERMDVCVKRLEKGGKSSEEIAKMTTMPMEIIKEILKN; encoded by the coding sequence ATGAAAGAAGACACGAACACCTCAAAAAGGCCATTCTCATTTCATTCAACCGTCCTGTTCGTAAAAGACGTAGAAAAATCGAAGAAATTCTACACTGAAGTAATGGGCGAAAAAATATCTCTTGACCTTGGAATAAACATCGGATTTGAGAGCGGACTTGCATTATGGGACGGAAATTACGGAAGAAATGTAATATTCAAAAAAAATTTTGACGAGGATTTCAGTACAAAAAAGTCCCTTGAGCTTTACTACGAAACCGAAGACATGAAAGAAACCGTTGCCGTCCTGAAATTATCCGGTACGAAATTTGTCCATGACGCCATAGAACAGCCGTGGTGCCAGCTCACAGTAAGGTTTCTGGACCCCGACGGACACATGATAGAAGTCGGCGAAAGAATGGACGTCTGCGTAAAAAGGCTTGAAAAAGGAGGTAAAAGTTCTGAAGAGATAGCAAAAATGACCACAATGCCAATGGAAATTATAAAGGAGATACTTAAAAATTAA
- a CDS encoding response regulator, giving the protein MKNGVKVLIVEDDAIISMDIEQRVKKFGCEVLGVVDRAEKVYSRIKEKLPDIVLMDINIKGESDGVSVAEKLLEDYSIHVIYITAYSDMSMKERAMKTEPLGYLVKPIRESELVEMLEYAITKIDT; this is encoded by the coding sequence ATGAAAAATGGTGTAAAGGTTCTCATCGTTGAGGATGACGCGATAATATCGATGGATATAGAGCAGAGGGTAAAAAAGTTCGGCTGTGAGGTTTTAGGCGTTGTAGACAGGGCGGAGAAGGTTTATTCGAGAATTAAGGAAAAACTTCCGGATATAGTGCTCATGGATATAAACATCAAGGGTGAGTCTGATGGCGTATCGGTTGCAGAGAAGCTTTTGGAAGACTACAGCATTCATGTCATATATATAACTGCATACTCGGATATGAGCATGAAGGAGAGGGCTATGAAGACCGAACCTTTAGGCTACCTTGTGAAACCTATACGCGAATCAGAGCTTGTGGAAATGCTCGAATACGCTATAACTAAAATTGATACGTGA
- a CDS encoding sensor histidine kinase has translation MSRQIEESKRELARVMELLKEEPRGLSITDISRLLNMNRNSVSKYLNMLLISGHVDMRSIGVAKVYFLSHRVPISAMLDFSSDAILVLNADQRIVQVNDNFLLFTGYDRDDIMGVRLPDSSLPVVSNAVVLRSITELLRGSADAKEIEWEDDQGKYFFMVKLIPTVFDDGSPGITIILEDITEVRKALKDKERLIDEIHLRVRNNLQTISSLLRIQAAGIEDPSIKDVMNEADRRILALSLVHKNLHQSSDQQHVIASGYIENLVEDLRKSMDVPAGIRVIVDAGDVLIPFEVAVPFGLLINELLTNVFKHAFSGKNEGVVRISLVKIGEDSFTLNFSDNGKGLPEGFDPYTTNSLGMSLIRNLIERQMSGNMNVKSGKGTHFDIKFRADGI, from the coding sequence ATGTCAAGACAGATTGAGGAGAGCAAAAGGGAACTGGCCCGGGTTATGGAGCTTTTAAAAGAAGAGCCCAGAGGGCTCAGTATAACCGATATATCCAGGCTTCTGAATATGAACCGCAATTCGGTCTCAAAATATCTTAATATGCTCCTTATATCAGGACACGTGGACATGCGAAGCATTGGAGTAGCGAAAGTATATTTCCTCTCGCACCGTGTTCCGATATCGGCGATGCTTGATTTTTCATCTGATGCGATTCTTGTTTTGAACGCTGATCAAAGGATAGTCCAGGTAAATGACAACTTCCTTCTCTTCACCGGATATGATCGCGATGACATAATGGGCGTACGCCTTCCGGATTCTTCACTGCCGGTCGTCTCCAATGCGGTTGTCTTAAGGTCAATAACCGAACTTTTGCGAGGTTCTGCTGATGCAAAGGAGATTGAATGGGAAGATGACCAGGGAAAATATTTTTTTATGGTCAAGCTTATTCCGACAGTTTTTGATGACGGAAGTCCCGGAATTACCATAATACTTGAGGACATAACCGAGGTAAGGAAGGCTTTAAAGGACAAGGAGCGCCTGATTGACGAGATACATCTCCGTGTGAGAAACAATCTCCAGACAATATCCAGTCTTTTGAGAATTCAGGCGGCGGGTATAGAGGACCCGTCAATAAAAGACGTTATGAATGAGGCTGACAGGCGCATACTTGCACTTTCGCTTGTACATAAAAATCTCCACCAGTCTTCGGACCAGCAGCATGTAATTGCTTCAGGCTACATTGAAAACCTTGTAGAAGACCTCAGGAAGTCTATGGACGTGCCTGCCGGTATCAGGGTTATCGTTGACGCCGGTGATGTTCTTATCCCGTTTGAGGTGGCGGTACCTTTCGGACTTTTGATAAATGAACTTCTTACAAATGTTTTCAAGCATGCATTTTCCGGTAAAAACGAGGGAGTAGTCAGAATCTCTCTTGTTAAAATTGGTGAAGACTCTTTCACGCTAAATTTTTCGGATAACGGGAAAGGTCTTCCGGAGGGATTTGACCCCTATACCACGAATTCGCTTGGAATGAGCCTTATCAGAAATCTTATTGAAAGGCAGATGTCAGGTAATATGAACGTAAAATCCGGCAAAGGGACTCATTTTGATATAAAGTTCCGGGCCGACGGAATATAA